The Episyrphus balteatus chromosome 4, idEpiBalt1.1, whole genome shotgun sequence genome includes a window with the following:
- the LOC129920064 gene encoding bifunctional methylenetetrahydrofolate dehydrogenase/cyclohydrolase, mitochondrial-like: protein MKWTRSNQAELIDGKSVAAEIRAELKDEIVEFASNGQRPPHLTAILVGDDVASHTYVKNKMQAAKDVGITSCTKNLPATITEQELLNIINELNNDDSVDGILVQLPVPEHINERTICNAVSYLKDVDGFNEVNMGRMCLDMESMIPCTPLGVLELIKRWKIDTFGKSVVVVGRSKNVGMPIAMLMHADGKNQKSAMDATVTICHRYTPLKELAKYCKLADIIITATGVPSLIKADMVKEGACVIDVGITRITDEEGRAKLVGDVDFEAVRKVASCITPVPGGVGPMTVAMLMRNTLTAAKNLMNRQNGPNQ, encoded by the exons ATGAAGTGGACACGAAG TAATCAAGCTGAACTTATTGATGGCAAATCTGTTGCAGCAGAAATCCGTGCTGAACTAAAGGATGAAATCGTAGAGTTTGCATCCAATGGTCAAAGGCCACCCCATCTAACTGCCATTCTTGTTGGTGACGATGTAGCAAGTCATacatatgttaaaaataaaatgcag GCCGCCAAAGATGTTGGTATTACCAGTTGTACGAAAAATCTTCCAGCCACTATTACAGAACAAGAACTTCTTAACATTATAAATGAGCTCAATAACGATGATAGTGTTGATGGTATTCTAGTTCAACTCCCAGTGCCAGAGCATATAAATGAAAGAACAATATGCAATGCAGTATCATATTTGAAAGATGTTGATGGCTTCAATGAAGTGAACATGGGTAGAATGTGCTTGGATATGGAATCAATGATTCCTTGTACACCATTGGGTGTACTTGAATTGATAAAACGATGGAAGATCGATACATTTGGAAAGAGCGTTGTAGTTGTGGGACGATCAAAGAATGTTGGCATGCCAATTGCTATGTTAATGCATGCTGatggaaaaaatcaaaaatcagcAATGGATGCTACTGTTACAATTTGCCATCGTTATACACCATTAAAGGAATTGGCAAAGTATTGTAAATTGGCAGATATTATTATTACCGCAACTGGTGTACCGTCATTGATAAAAGCTGATATGGTTAAGGAGGGTGCTTGTGTGATTGATGTGGGAATAACAAGAATAACCGATGAAGAAGGAAGAGCGAAATTAGTTGGTGATGTTGATTTTGAAG ctGTTCGTAAAGTTGCAAGTTGTATAACACCGGTTCCCGGTGGTGTTGGACCAATGACTGTTGCCATGTTGATGCGCAATACATTAACTGctgcaaaaaatttaatgaatcgACAAAATGGTCCCAATCAGtag
- the LOC129920062 gene encoding bifunctional methylenetetrahydrofolate dehydrogenase/cyclohydrolase, mitochondrial-like isoform X1 gives MKHITRLPISKNSLNFLLNGILITRNYEQKRFSNMAQLIDGKAIAAEIRAELRKEVEDFVAAGNRAPQLTAILVGEDPASQTYVSNKMKAAAEIGINSVTKRISADTKEQELLDLIHQLNKEDTVDGILVQLPLPPHMHERVVCNAVACEKDVDGFNEINVGRMCLDMKSMIPCTPLGVQELIKRSNIETFGKNAVVVGRSKNVGMPMAMLLSSDGKNETSAMDATVTVCHRYTPRSELEKYCKLADIIVTATGIPSLIKSNMVKEGACVIDVGITRITDENGKSKLVGDVDFNEVKKVAGHITPVPGGVGPMTVAMLMKNTITAAKNLAEAKKSH, from the exons ATGAAACACATTACGAGATTACCAATTTCAAAGAATTCTTTGAACTTTCTACTCAATGGCATTCTTATTACAAGAAATTATGAACAAAAGCGTTTCAG taacaTGGCTCAACTTATCGATGGAAAAGCAATTGCAGCTGAAATTCGTGCTGAGCTCCGGAAAGAAGTGGAAGATTTTGTGGCCGCTGGTAATCGTGCACCCCAACTAACTGCAATTTTAGTTGGAGAAGATCCTGCCAGCCAAACATATGTTTCAAACAAAATGAAG gcTGCTGCAGAAATTGGCATAAATAGTGTGACAAAAAGAATATCAGCTGACACCAAGGAGCAGGAACTTCTTGATTTGATTCATCAGCTTAATAAGGAAGACACTGTTGATGGTATTCTTGTTCAGTTGCCTTTGCCACCACATATGCATGAACGTGTTGTTTGTAATGCTGTTGCATGTGAAAAAGATGTTGATGGTTTCAATGAAATCAATGTGGGTAGAATGTGCTTAGACATGAAATCTATGATTCCATGTACACCGTTGGGTGTACAAGAATTAATTAAACGATCAAATATTGAAACATTTGGTAAGAATGCCGTTGTTGTGGGTCGTTCAAAGAATGTTGGAATGCCAATGGCTATGCTATTGAGTTCAGATGGTAAAAATGAAACATCAGCTATGGATGCAACTGTTACAGTTTGCCATCGATATACACCAAGAAGTGAAttagaaaaatattgcaaattaGCTGATATCATTGTGACGGCAACAGGAATTCCTTCCTTGATAAAATCGAATATGGTTAAGGAGGGTGCATGTGTAATTGATGTAGGAATAACAAGAATAACCGATGAGAATGGAAAAAGTAAACTTGTAGGAGATGTTGATTTTAATg AGGTGAAAAAAGTTGCCGGACATATTACTCCAGTACCTGGTGGTGTTGGACCCATGACTGTCGCTATGTTaatgaaaaatacaattacAGCTGCGAAAAACCTTGCAGAAGCTAAAAAATCTCACTAG
- the LOC129920062 gene encoding bifunctional methylenetetrahydrofolate dehydrogenase/cyclohydrolase, mitochondrial-like isoform X2, giving the protein MAQLIDGKAIAAEIRAELRKEVEDFVAAGNRAPQLTAILVGEDPASQTYVSNKMKAAAEIGINSVTKRISADTKEQELLDLIHQLNKEDTVDGILVQLPLPPHMHERVVCNAVACEKDVDGFNEINVGRMCLDMKSMIPCTPLGVQELIKRSNIETFGKNAVVVGRSKNVGMPMAMLLSSDGKNETSAMDATVTVCHRYTPRSELEKYCKLADIIVTATGIPSLIKSNMVKEGACVIDVGITRITDENGKSKLVGDVDFNEVKKVAGHITPVPGGVGPMTVAMLMKNTITAAKNLAEAKKSH; this is encoded by the exons aTGGCTCAACTTATCGATGGAAAAGCAATTGCAGCTGAAATTCGTGCTGAGCTCCGGAAAGAAGTGGAAGATTTTGTGGCCGCTGGTAATCGTGCACCCCAACTAACTGCAATTTTAGTTGGAGAAGATCCTGCCAGCCAAACATATGTTTCAAACAAAATGAAG gcTGCTGCAGAAATTGGCATAAATAGTGTGACAAAAAGAATATCAGCTGACACCAAGGAGCAGGAACTTCTTGATTTGATTCATCAGCTTAATAAGGAAGACACTGTTGATGGTATTCTTGTTCAGTTGCCTTTGCCACCACATATGCATGAACGTGTTGTTTGTAATGCTGTTGCATGTGAAAAAGATGTTGATGGTTTCAATGAAATCAATGTGGGTAGAATGTGCTTAGACATGAAATCTATGATTCCATGTACACCGTTGGGTGTACAAGAATTAATTAAACGATCAAATATTGAAACATTTGGTAAGAATGCCGTTGTTGTGGGTCGTTCAAAGAATGTTGGAATGCCAATGGCTATGCTATTGAGTTCAGATGGTAAAAATGAAACATCAGCTATGGATGCAACTGTTACAGTTTGCCATCGATATACACCAAGAAGTGAAttagaaaaatattgcaaattaGCTGATATCATTGTGACGGCAACAGGAATTCCTTCCTTGATAAAATCGAATATGGTTAAGGAGGGTGCATGTGTAATTGATGTAGGAATAACAAGAATAACCGATGAGAATGGAAAAAGTAAACTTGTAGGAGATGTTGATTTTAATg AGGTGAAAAAAGTTGCCGGACATATTACTCCAGTACCTGGTGGTGTTGGACCCATGACTGTCGCTATGTTaatgaaaaatacaattacAGCTGCGAAAAACCTTGCAGAAGCTAAAAAATCTCACTAG
- the LOC129920066 gene encoding acylphosphatase-2-like encodes MAAQKLLALDFEVFGIVQGVFFRKYTEKQAKSLGVRGWCMNTDDGTVKGQLEGELNKINEMKHWLQTKGSPQSRIDKAVFSEAKEIDDYSFSEFGIKR; translated from the exons ATGGCAGCCCAAAAACTATTAGCTTTGGATTTTGAGGTGTTTGGAATTGTACAAG GTGTATTTTTTCGCAAG TATACGGAAAAACAAGCTAAATCTCTTGGAGTACGGGGATGGTGTATGAACACCGATGATGGCACAGTTAAGGGTCAGCTAGAGggagaattaaataaaattaatgaaat gaagcATTGGTTACAAACAAAAGGAAGTCCCCAATCGCGTATTGATAAAGCAGTATTTAGTGAGGCAAAGGAAATTGATGATTATTCATTTTCAGAGTTTGGAATTAAACGTTAA
- the LOC129920059 gene encoding zinc finger FYVE domain-containing protein 26 homolog yields MENNTIEFYLSILERDTAFLFENFIKDFHSYNRNYDLQTSLAKCILRKPFPTIKILDTVLKQHPDSRDLVNHIKRLAVQIFFESTPDDDRELKFINLLVNLEQPEPILKQKSDNIIELGRKIGDHFYMGLLANSNLDFLLYPAFSKQSIDYFAKEVILCETLKNEAHFVTLAIQKQKNFADITTDSYMRNALILAKVSNEFNSLNQSIDEVGNLKKMLELYDCQEASEIQNIFFNDFRRLGNNIEFLRKYNSSIIPIGTLIETNGILPLIYDHKNIILVGYDEIRQVIESNHTFESQSNVLPSMRDSELETLTYFFVLAGVYDVIINRSKIYEQFYEFAQEKISRLKVIIRQIRNIDVLCNLMEDIFQLVFLRWEHLDSPTASRQFDKKKSTSSTDAAETRAEGVLCGAGGRHGFICQGAALKFIFSFLKHFITQKLHSEEYKICSERIKLRFTRVMDCINDGLWKYSVLEKISDTEVESFQLEAEDLLQLVQLHRENIEKTSSEDESKERINYASLSRRKAKKRRRATFGGGEQQRIGVGVPQRKDIIKNNGNVGVPLTDITNRKSIIPNMLTTPENLAIMALAMKNFNDVKYIIQTFNLQNTELNRELKFVENQQHTKRKLESIYESYLQQEIQTKDPQATVERIKKAAAKGFEASKIISIVDNFANANTFECSDEIQTLLEKYSHSYPFLQHYQGPNVRAVIAADLILNLNTNYDIIANIVPVIRRMCKLPKISSSLSVNSGLPSEMGCLNFLDNICECMRLIKSYNRPDIGLKDLLCNSFYSLKPKKLSIELQRDKIFQNIFSKSDGDLQRIDDLKALANDFADLKTKFNYFTRFLSYIGHLSKFLQIRDKQAEFFTTALLRFDPSDIIGELIFEENMTPLEIESHVVALNLNLIHVIALNICPEICGKERKPSRHSRITKEKYQSIFNYISNQNALLGYILQKIQDSSQTYCSTMMNDEYLHRFIQFESVACLSKIYDDSSVIAGILSHNIDRVRMRKLKKKVEIYDILQNCQEQARDREAHLSEKDKVIIDLIAEDTKYVYLASDIENINTRSSLIFKNFTRVPSSCLAKDLIESTLLHWNAKNIDKELRSNLERTLLDISIYSEVSSVLEFESWPQAYDFGLKTPNIILQKLLSQGHFKLCYDWCCVVQLSISFDHQIKSFFATFLEILVQLEDDFDRHIVQTIETFPQLEVCQFYDANKHKFRSVNLLNYVIDFLNNNIKNTTHLRNYKVSLKIFEQLTPMERDQNWNLLSKPLLIVEQLIMNVKFKEVASILDAIRPLLEDNQSNCLTVGGLCKYCFDKRGNIYDIHSKKSTNFTLGNESSSAFILLNFNLYQKDHIITLECVDLLLRIYATKALDYQIREFPASSSERVSQSTDMASLDSLCGAFVMPHNAPGRDQWVQDDEAAHCMCCRRAVFTMLMRRHHCRRCGRVVCFACSTNRMQIPEIYEDVAVRVCNDCVKQTQEHDAKTNANKSSNAISAEKKYKFSGYGEGDPRWKLSGNITHDKLLREEFCYEHAPSVALCLSILSYHSDNRKCVDLLLFHCGKLEKLLVPNPEVDYELIAKMMNCLALAAKVRGGPPEVETIREHSDIIMSVVQNGCEALIPAGPLNNQNLRKLADSLVQVEKWQLALEIHWKCGFPTAGVMAAHGLACLRAGSFETAKEKLSHCMTKHSSEQENSTIIKIISNDAEFVDLNKKIDIPTIKRPNRSPPLLHEVLKIIESIPCSKLQPETLARASIIRNSNTSLASLVSKRRDNIPLHEPAINILNTLANLKQLAKGQYTDNTALNSLDNKRQILRQSRVFEECLHYVITYGSHSDIVDFFIRHKELSTALKYFVIQGQDVELFIHHIFLGFLRTGSVGELIQAMIDIDEHLGIWKEAILGTCRFLETKNLLNCLYELQIILKDPVRASMTCVKFYSMNCQNFKQLHANALHLQNAHRHLQSELEMSQWERINVDQRNKQQQTKFNSILMQMDAKSLNAHINTLLRQMDVAKFLAQCEEEQPMENGMLLTEHILKQIRIDTQSLPTLFDSPQEKIQICILILLSGKNIEEGFGLAYRIIQNYKLPIMKVFGATAKYLARNGRLEETERLLNCIIGNNGTTNREIDEILSIAINSATNNHQPEVKTALDSLAKKINSLELRISSYIFIGQLKSAYLLAIQHNRLNDIRKILHQAEATNQVHIKKLCEKKLSMSK; encoded by the exons atggaaaacaatACAATTGAATTTTATCTCAGTATTCTCGAGAGAGATACTGCATTTTTATTCGAg aatttcaTTAAAGATTTCCACAGCTACAATAGAAACTACGATCTACAAACCTCATTAGCAAAATGTATTCTCCGCAAACCCTTCCCCACCATAAAAATCCTCGATACCGTATTAAAACAACATCCAGATAGTCGAGACCTCGTCAATCACATTAAACGTCTAGCTGTACAAATCTTCTTCGAATCCACCCCAGACGATGACAGAGaattgaaattcataaatctCCTTGTTAATCTTGAACAACCCGAACcaattcttaaacaaaaatctgacaataTTATTGAATTGGGTAGAAAAATCGGTGACCATTTTTATATGGGTTTACTGGCAAATAGTAATCTCGATTTTTTGCTCTATCCCGCCTTTTCCAAACAATCTATTGATTATTTCGCCAAAGAAGTGATTCTTTGTGAGACTCTGAAGAATGAGGCACACTTTGTTACGCTTGCCATTCAGAAGcaaaagaatttcgctgacatcACAACCGACAGTTACATGCGAAATGCTCTAATTCTAGCCAAAGTTTCCAATGAATTCAATTCATTGAACCAATCAATTGATGAGGTGGGAAATCTTAAGAAAATGTTAGAATTGTACGATTGCCAGGAAGCATCTGagattcaaaatatatttttcaacgATTTTCGTCGACTCGGCAACAATATTGAATTCTTGCGCAAATACAATTCTTCAATCATTCCCATCGGAACACTAATTGAAACAAATGGAATTCTTCCATTAATCTATGACCACAAGAATATTATTCTTGTGGGTTATGATGAGATCCGTCAGGTGATTGAATCTAATCACACATTCGAGAGTCAATCGAATGTCCTGCCCAGCATGAGAGATTCCGAATTGGAAACTCTtacatacttttttgttttagctGGTGTCTATGATGTCATTATAAATCGTAGCAAGATCTATGAACAATTCTATGAATTTGCTCAGGAAAAGATAAGTCGCCTGAAAGTTATCATTCGACAAATTCGGAATATTGATGTTCTGTGTAATTTAATGGAAGACATCTTTCAATTGGTTTTCTTGCGCTGGGAGCATTTAGACTCACCGACAGCTAGTCGacaatttgataagaaaaaatcCACCTCTAGCACTGATGCTGCAGAAACTCGAGCTGAAGGAGTGCTCTGCGGTGCTGGTGGACGACATGGATTTATTTGTCAGGGAGCCGCTCTCAAGTTTATCTTtagttttcttaaacatttCATTACACAAAAACTACACAGCGAGGAGTATAAAATTTGTTCGGAGAGGATAAAATTGCGTTTCACCAGGGTTATGGATTGCATCAATGATGGACTATGGAAGTATTCAGTGCTAGAGAAAATTTCAGACACCGAAGTGGAAAGTTTTCAGTTGGAAGCAGAAGATTTATTACAACTGGTTCAGTTGCATagggaaaatattgaaaagaccAGCAGTGAGGATGAGAGCAAGGAAAGAATCAACTATGCTAGTTTGTCTAGACGAAAGGCTAAGAAACGTAGAAGAGCTACGTTTGGAGGTGGTGAACAACAGCGCATCGGGGTGGGAGTTCCTCAGAGGAAGGATATCATCAAAAATAATGGAAATGTAGGTGTTCCATTGACAGACATAACCAATAGGAAGAGTATTATACCAAATATGTTGACCACACCAGAGAATCTCGCCATTATGGCTTTAGCTATGAAGAATTTCAACGATGTTAAGTATATAATCCAG actTTCAATTTGCAAAACACCGAACTCAATCGAGAATTAAAATTCGTCGAGAATCAACAACACACCAAACGGAAACTAGAATCCATCTACGAAAGCTATTTGCAGCAAGAAATTCAAACCAAAGATCCTCAAGCCACTGTGGAGAGAATCAAAAAAGCCGCTGCTAAAGGATTTGAAGCTTCGAAAATAATCAGCATCGTTGACAATTTCGCCAATGCCAATACATTCGAATGCAGCGATGAAATTCAAACGCTGTTGGAAAAATATTCCCATAGCTATCCATTCCTACAGCATTATCAAGGACCTAATGTTCGAGCGGTTATTGCAGCTGATTTGATCCTGAATTTAAATACCAACTATGATATAATAGCGAATATTGTTCCGGTGATAAGAAGGATGTGTAAACTGCCGAAAATATCATCCTCGTTGTCGGTTAATTCGGGACTGCCCAGTGAGATGGGATGTTTGAATTTCTTAGACAATATCTGTGAGTGTATGAGACTGATCAAGTCCTACAATCGCCCAGACATTGGTCTGAAAGATCTACTTTGCAATAGTTTCTATTCACTGAAACCTAAAAAACTCTCTATCGAGTTGCAACGTGATAAGATCTTTCAGAATATATTCTCCAAATCCGATGGTGATTTGCAACGCATCGATGACCTAAAAGCACTAGCCAATGACTTTGCCGACCTTAAgacaaaattcaattatttcacaAGATTTTTATCCTACATTGGTCATCTATCGAAATTCCTACAAATAAGAGACAAACAGGCAGAATTCTTTACTACAGCTTTGTTAAGATTCGATCCTAGCGATATAATTGGTGAATTAATATTCGAAGAGAACATGACACCACTCGAAATCGAATCTCATGTGGTGgcattgaatttgaatttgattCATGTGATTGCTCTGAATATTTGTCCAGAGATTTGTGGCAAGGAACGCAAACCATCCCGACATAGCAGGATAACCAAAGAAAAATATCAATCCATCTTTAATTACATCTCGAATCAGAATGCTCTATTGGGgtatattttgcaaaaaatccaAGATTCTTCGCAGACGTATTGCAGCACCATGATGAATGATGAATATTTACACAGATTCATTCAGTTTGAAAGTGTTGCATGCTTATCGAAGATCTATGATGACAGTTCTGTTATTGCTGGGATTCTCTCGCATAACATCGACAGAGTACGAATgagaaagttaaaaaagaaagtTGAAATCTATGACATTTTACAAAATTGTCAAGAACAGGCAAGGGACAGAGAAGCACATTTGAGTGAAAAAGACAAAGTCATCATAGATCTAATAGCCGAAGATACTAAATATGTTTACTTGGCTTCTGATATTGAGAACATTAACACCCGATCgagtttgattttcaaaaatttcacaaGAGTTCCGAGTTCGTGTTTGGCCAAGGATCTTATTGAAAGTACCTTATTGCATTGGAATGCTAAAAACATTGACAAAGAGTTGAGAAGCAATTTGGAAAGAACTCTCTTAGATATTAGCATATATTCAGAGGTATCGTCAGTACTTGAATTTGAATCGTGGCCACAAGCTTATGATTTCGGCTTGAAAACACCCaacattattttacaaaaacttcTCTCCCAGGGACATTTTAAGCTATGCTACGATTGGTGTTGTGTGGTTCAACTATCCATATCGTTTGATCATCAAATAAAATCCTTCTTTGCAACGTTCCTCGAAATTCTCGTCCAGCTTGAGGACGATTTTGATCGACATATTGTTCAAACTATCGAAACCTTCCCTCAGTTGGAAGTTTGTCAATTTTACGATGCCAATAAGCATAAATTTCGCTCAGTTAATTTGCTCAATTATGTTATAGATTTCCTCAACAATAACATAAAGAATACAACGCATTTGCGAAACTATAAAGTTTCTTTGAAGATTTTCGAACAACTGACACCAATGGAACGTGATCAAAATTGGAATTTATTAAGTAAACCATTACTTATTGTTGAGCAATTAATTATGAATGTTAAGTTCAAAGAAGTCGCTAGTATATTGGATGCAATAAGGCCACTTTTAGAGGATAATCAAAGTAATTGCCTAACAGTTGGTGGATTGTgtaaatattgttttgataaaCGTGGAAATATTTACGATATTCACTCGAAAAAGTCAACTAATTTTACTCTGGGGAATGAGAGTAGTTCGgcttttatattgctcaattttaatttatatcaaaAGGATCATATTATTACATTGGAATGTGTAGATTTGCTATTGCGAATTTATGCTACCAAAGCACTTGATTACCAAATTCGTGAATTCCCAGCCTCTTCGTCGGAGAGGGTCTCACAATCGACAGATATGGCTTCGTTGGATTCACTTTGTGGAGCTTTTGTGATGCCACATAATGCACCGGGCAGAGATCAATGGGTGCAAGATGACGAAGCTGCGCATTGTATGTGTTGCCGACGGGCAGTCTTTACAATGCTCATGCGACGTCATCATTGTCGTCGTTGTGGGAGAGTGGTGTGTTTTGCTTGTTCCACAAATCGTATGCAAATTCCAGAGATCTATGAAGATGTTGCTGTAAGAGTTTGCAATGATTGTGTTAAACAAACTCAAGAGCATGATGCTAAGACGAATGCCAATAAGTCTTCCAATGCAATATCAGCAGAGAAGAAATATAAATTCAGTGGTTATGGTGAAGGAGATCCTCGTTGGAAGCTAAGTGGAAATATAACCCATGACAAGCTCTTGCGAGAGGAATTTTGCTATGAACATGCTCCAAGTGTAGCTTTATGTCTATCCATTTTATCCTATCACAGTGACAATAGGAAATGTGTAGATCTATTGCTCTTCCATTGTGGAAAGTTGGAAAAACTTTTGGTTCCAAATCCTGAAGTGGATTATGAACTTATTGCCAAAATGATGAATTGCCTAGCATTGGCTGCCAAG GTCCGTGGAGGTCCTCCTGAAGTCGAAACAATTCGAGAGCATTCGGATATTATAATGTCTGTTGTTCAAAATGGCTGTGAAGCCCTTATTCCAGCTGGACCATTAAACAATCAAAATCTCCGAAAACTAGCCGATTCATTAGTTCAAGTTGAAAAATGGCAATTGGCATTGGAAATTCACTGGAAATGTGGTTTTCCAACTGCTGGTGTTATGGCAGCACATGGCTTAGCTTGTTTACGTGCTGGAAGCTTTGAAACTGCTAAAGAAAAACTTTCACATTGCATGACAAAACACTCATCAGAGCAAGAAAATTCAACGATCATAAAAATAATCTCAAATGATGCTGAATTTGTAGACTTGAATAAGAAAATTGACATTCCTACAATTAAACGACCAAATCGTAGCCCACCATTGTTGCATGAAGtattgaaaattattgaatCTATTCCATGTTCTAAGCTACAGCCAGAGACTCTAGCGAGAGCGTCTATAATCCGAAATTCGAATACGTCTTTAGCGTCGCTGGTATCTAAGCGTCGCGATAACATTCCACTGCATGAACCAGCTATAAATATTCTCAATACTTTGGCTAATCTAAAGCAATTAGCTAAAGGTCAGTATACTGATAATACGGCATTGAACTCTCTCGACAACAAAAGGCAGATTCTGAGACAGTCAAGAGTTTTCGAGGAATGCCTTCATTATGTCATAACTTATGGATCACATTCGGATATTGTGGACTTTTTTATAAGACACAAAGAACTATCCACGGCTTTGAAGTATTTCGTCATTCAAGGACAAGATGTGGAGTTATTTATTCATCACATATTTCTGGGATTCCTTCGAACTGGTTCAGTTGGAGAACTTATTCaggcgatgattgatatcgatGAACATTTGGGTATATGGAAGGAAGCCATACTTGGAACTTGTCGATTTCTTGAAACTAAAAATCTATTAAATTGCTTGTATGAATTGCAAATAATCCTTAAAGATCCGGTGCGTGCAAGTATGACTTGTGTGAAATTTTATTCTATGAATTGTCAGAATTTTAAACAACTTCATGCCAACGCCTTGCATTTACAAAATGCCCATAGGCATTTGCAATCGGAATTGGAGATGAGTCAATGGGAAAGGATAAATGTGGATCAGCGCAATAAGCAACAGCAAACTAAATTCAATTCGATTTTAATGCAAATGGATGCGAAAAGTTTGAATGCCCATATCAATACTCTGCTTCGGCAGATGGATGTTGCAAAGTTTTTGGCTCAGTGTGAGGAGGAGCAGCCGATGGAGAATGGAATGTTATTAACTGAGCATATATTAAAGCAG atTCGTATTGATACACAGAGCCTTCCAACGCTTTTCGATTCACCTCAGgagaaaattcaaatttgtattttaattctCCTCAGTGGGAAGAATATTGAAGAAGGATTTGGATTAGCTTATcg aataattcaaaattacaaattacCTATAATGAAAGTATTTGGTGCAACTGCCAAATATCTAGCTCGAAATGGTCGTTTAGAAGAAACAGAACGACTCTTAAACTGCATAATTGGCAATAATGGTACAACAAATCGTGAAATTGATGAAATCCTATCGATTGCCATTAATTCGGCAACAAATAATCATCAACCAGAGGTAAAAACTGCCTTGGATAGTTTGGCAAAGAAGATAAATAGCTTGGAATTAAGAATATCAAGTTATATATTTATTGGACAATTGAAATCGGCATATTTGTTAGCAATACAGCATAATCGATTGAATGATATTAGAAAAATATTACATCAAGCTGAGGCTACCAATCAGGTGCATATAAAGAAATTGTGTGAGAAAAAATTGAGCATGagcaagtaa